TCGAGCGGGCCACTCCCAGCCGCCCCTGCGCCGCCGCCTCGGCCAGCCGCCCGTCGGCGAAGCCGGGGCCATCGTCACGAACCGACACGGTGACGGCGGTCCCCTCGTCCTCCACCAGCACCCAGGCGCGCCCGCCGGCGTGCCGGGCCACGTTGTCGAGGGCGGCGGCCGTCGCGGCGGCCAGTTCCCGCGCGACCGGGCCGGGCAACGGCACCGAGCCGGCCGGTGCCGACAGGGTGATCGACGGCGACGCGTACCGCCTGAGCAGCGCCCGCAGGTCCGCCGGCCCGTCGTCACGCCGTGCGGGGGGTGCCCCGGCGATCAGGGCACGCAGCGCCGTCTCCTGCTCGCCGGCAAGCCGGGCCAGCTCGCCGGCCTCGCCGCCGAGTTGGGCGCCGCGCCGCTGTACCAGCGCGAGGACCTGGAGTACGGAGTCGTGGATGCCCCGGGCGAGCCGTTCCCGCTCCCGGGTGGCGGCCTCCAGCTCGACCGCCCGCTGGAGCCGTTCCTCGGCGGTCACCGCGAGCCGGGCCACGTGGCCGACCACCACCCCGGCGAGGAGCAACAGGATCACCCCGGTGAGCGAGGACTCGCCGATCCGTTCCCGGGTGGCGAGGTCCGCCAGGCCTATCAGCAGCGCGGCCACCGTGCCCCGACGCCGGCCGCCGGAGACCGCCCAGGCCAGCACCGGGCCGGCGAGCCAGGCCACCCCCAGGGTGGGAACCCCGCTGGCCAGCGCGGACCGGCCGACCACCCACGGGGTGGCCAGCACGACACCGAGAACGACTCCCAGGTCGGCCGAGAGCAGCGGCCAGCCACGCCGGGCCGGGCGCGCGTACCCGACCGCGGTGGTGGCGGTCCAGGCGGCCATCACCAGGACCACGCCAGCGGCCGCGAGCGGGTGGGCATACCGGTCGGCGTGGCGCAGGGCCGACACGACCACGTATCCGAGGGACGCCACCCGGAACACGGCGAGGGCCCGCCAGAGCGGGACCTCGAAACCCTCGGGAGACGTCCGCACGTCGACACCCTGCCACAGCCCGACGAACGGTCCGCGAGGCCGCCGGGTGCGGCCCCGGGAACCCTGACGTACGGTTGAGCCCATCGGACCTTCCCTCCTCATCGCCGAAGCCTTCGACGGGGCTCAGGTGACCGAGCTACGGCACTCGGTCACCTCCTGCGCGCGTGCTGGGGGCCTGTGGGGCCAGCGCCTGGACGACTTCGTGCTGGCGGTCAACGAGCTGATCACCAACGCGGTCCGGCACGGCGGTGGGCACGGCTGGCTCCGCATGTGGCAGCAGCGGAGCGCGCTGGTGTGCGAGGTGTCCGATCATGGGCACGGCATCAGCACGCAGCGGCTCGTCGACCGCAACCGCCCGGCCCCGGACACGGCCGGGGGCTGGGGCCTGTGGCTGGCTCGGGAACTGAGCGACACGATGGAGGTCGAGACGGGCAACGCCGGGACCATCGTCCGCATCACCACCGTTCTCTCTCCCCAACCCGCCCCCGACTGATACGCGAGCCTCCCGGCTCGTTCCCTTTTGGTGTTGCCGCAGGCTGCCGGGTTACCGACCCGATCCCACCTCGTCCTACCCACGCCGCTCCGGCGATCTCACCCTTCGCCGTCCTTCCCCTTCTGCCCGTCCCGGGTGACAGGGGGCAGTCGGATCGGGGGCTGGGTCAGGTGAAGAGGGCGCTGACCGACTCTCCGATGTGGATTCGGCGCACCGCCTCGGCCAGGGCCGGAGCGACGGAGAGGACCGTCAGCTTCGGCACCCGCTTGTCTGCCGGGATCGGCACCGTGTTGGTGCAGACGATCTCCAGCACCCCCTCCTGAGCGGCGAGCCGTCGCAGGGCACCACCCGAGAAGAGGCCGTGGGTGCAGGCCAGCCGGATCGAGCGAATCCTCAGCTCACGCAGGCGCTCTATCAACTCGATCACTGTACTGCCCTTGGCGATCTCGTCGTCCAGCACGATCACGTCCCGGTCCACCACGTCACCGATGACCGCGCTGATCTGCACCCGGTCGTCGCTGAACCGCTGCTTCGCGCCGGCGGCGACCGGCGTGCCCAGCCGGCGGGCGAACGCCGCCGCCTCCTTGGCGTTACCCAGATCCGGTGAGACGACGACGGTGTTGCCCAGGTCGTGTCCCCGGAAGTGGGCGGCCAACTCGCGCAACGCGTGCAGGTGGTCGACCGGCACGCCGAAGAACCCGTGGACCTGCGGCGAGTGCAGGGTCATCGCGAGCACCCGGTTCGCGCCGGCCGACGTGAGCAGGTCCGCGACCAGCCGGCCGCCGATCGAGATGCGCGGCGCGTCCTTCTTGTCCGACCGGGCGTACGCGTAGTGCGGCAGCACCACCGTGATCCGACCGGACGACGCACCCCGCGCCGCGTCGATCATGAGCAGCAGCTCGACCAGGTGCTCCTGCACCGGCGGCACCAGAGGCTGGATCAGGAAGACGTCCCGCTCCCGGCAATTGGCCTGCAACTGCACTTCCAGGCAGTCGTTGGCAAACCGGGACACCCGCACCGGATGCAGCGGGACACCGAGGTGGGCGCAGATCTCGGCGGCGAGTTCGGGATGGGCGGTTCCGCTGAAAACGGCGATGTCGCGCACGTCTGCACATCGTACGGGCGGCGGAGCGGCGCGGACCGCCGGCACCATCCGGAGCCCCCGGGCGGTGAGCCGCGCCCGGGAGTGCCGGAAGCGCGACCCGCGGACCTGGCGGGCGGTACCCGGGCCGCCGGCGCGCGGAGCACCGCGCTGCTGGTCGGACTTCGCCTGACCTGTCCCGCGACGCTGGGAGGTGTTCGCGCTGCACAGGCGGCCGGTCCTCACCAACCACGCACAGCGGGTACCGGTCAGTCCCAGCGGTTGCCGGTGAGCTTCTCGTAGACGTCGACGTAACGGGCGCGGGTCGCCTCGACCACCTCGGCCGGCACCTCCGGCGCGGGGCCCTGCTTGTCCCAGCCGCTCTCGGCCGCCCAGTCCCGGACGTACTGCTTGTCGTACGAGAACTGGGCCCGCCCCGGCTGGTAGGACTCGGCCGGCCAGAACCGTGACGAATCCGAGGTGAGGAGCTCGTCGCCGACCGTCAGCGTGCCGTCCGCCGCCCAGCCCAGCTCGATTTTGGTGTCGGCGATCAGAATCCCCCGGTCGGCGGCCAGCTCGGCTCCTCGCCGGTAGAGGTCCAGGGTGACCGTGCGCAGCCGCTCAGCGGTCTCCGCGCCGACCTTGTCCACCACCTCGGTGAAGGTGATCGGCTGGTCGTGCTCCCCCATCGGCGCCTTGGTGGAGGGGGTGAAGATCGGCTCAGGCAGGATGGCCGCCTCGACCAGCCCGCGCGGCAGTTCCACACCGGAGACGGCGCCGGTGCGCTGGTACTCGGCGAGGCCGCCGCCGGACAGGAAGCCTCGAGCGACGCACTCCACCGGGACCATCTCCAACCGCCGGCACCGGATCGCCCGGCCGGCGAACCCGGCCGGCACGTCGGTGGCCGAGATCACGTGGTTCGGCGCCAGGTCGGCGAGCTGCTCGAACCACCACAACGAGAGCGCGGTGAGCAGCTTGCCCTTGTCCGGGATCGGCGTCGGCAGCACCACGTCGTAGATGGAAAGGCGATCCGACGCGACCAGGATCAGGTCGTCGCCATCGGCGTAGACGTCCCGGACCTTGCCCGAGTGCAGAAGTTCCACGCCGCTAGTACACCACGCGGCCCGCGTAACACCGGCGCCGGTTGCCCGGGGGCGACGACCGGCACACCCACCGGCGCGGCGCAATCATTATCGCCGGCGGTGCGGCCTGCGTCCAGGGTTCACCCCCGGCCGAGCACCGCACCACCGCGCACCGTTCCCCGCTCCGGTGCCGGACCCGCCGCCGGGCTACCGGGCGCGCCGGTAGCCCTCACCGGTTGGCCGGTCAACGCGGACCACCACGCCGGTTACGCATCACGCGTAGCAGGAGTAGGACGATCACGGCCACCACGATCAGGCAGCAGAGCAGCCCGAAGAGTCCGAAACCGCCACCGCGGGAGCGTCGCCGGACAGCTTCGACCGCCACCTCACCCGGACCGGTCGAGGCCCACGCCGCCATCGGAACGAACACCGACAACACGACCGCGCCGAGGACCGTGCCCAACCGGCCCCACCACTTGCCGAAAACAGACATGGCCCCATCCTCGCCGAATCGCGCAACTCCGGACGCGGGGTCGGGGCACGCAGCGGATCGACCGGGGAAACACGCGCCCGATCCACATGATCCGTTCCGTATCGGCCAGTATCGGTGCCCCGTACCCGACTACGCGATGCCCCGGGCGTCGCGCACCCGCCAGGGGCGGGCACGGTCACCGACACGACGAAGGCCCCGGAGGATCCCGGGGCCTTCGCCAACGAGTAGCGGGGACAGGATTTGAACCTGCGACCTCTGGGTTATGAGCCCAGCGAGCTACCGAGCTGCTCCACCCCGCGTCGGTTTCATCAGTCTAGCCCATCCCGCGCCGCCATGATCGCCCCCCCCTCCGGCGGCCCGGACGCTCGGCTCCGGCCGGCAGAATCCGCCGCCCCGACCCGGTCGCGGGCAGCACCGCGCGACGAGCGGGGCACGGGCGTCCCGACAAAGCGATCCGGCCACGGGCCACACCCGAACGCGACAGGCGCTCCGGAACCGCGAACGCCGGACACGACAAAAGCCGGGGAACGACGAAGGCCCCGGAAGATCCGGGGCCTTCGCCAACGAGTAGCGGGGACAGGATTTGAACCTGCGACCTCTGGGTTATGAGCCCAGCGAGCTACCGAGCTGCTCCACCCCGCGTCGGTTTCCCAACCGTATCGCACCACCCCGGCACCCTGCAAAACGACCGGACCACCGCGGCGTGGGAGGGTCCCGACCGTCCGGGGTCGGGACCCTCCCACGCCTCAACGGAGGACACGGCTCGTCAGCCGAGCCAGGACATGATCGCGCGCACCGCGCGGTGGCTGTCGGCGTCGACCTGCGCACGCTCCGCCGAGGTGCCCTCCCAGCCCTGCTCCCACAGGAGCGTCACCACGTCGCCGACCCGGATCGCGCGGATCAACCGCACCTGCTCCCCGTCGACCGGATTTCCCGCCAGGTCACGGGCGTCGGACCGGATCTCGAACAGCACCGACTCGTCACCGAAGTCGCCGCCGTCGAGTAGCTTCGGGTGGTACGTCGCCGGGTTGCTCCCGCCCGCGCCCCGCTGCGTCGGGCAGGCGCGGACCGCGTCACGCAACTCACCCATCGCGTCGTCGGCACGGCCCGGCTCGTAGATCGTGATGGAGTTCACGTAGCTGCCGTCCGGGATGTAGCCCGCGTTCGCGGGACTGCTGGCCTTCTTGTAGGCGAGGTGCCGGCTCCGGCGCTGCACGACCGCGTCGTCGCTGGCAAGACGGGCCCCGCACAGTGGCGGCAGCACCTCGGCGTCGACGAAGGTCGAGATCCCCTTGTCGTTCTCCGGAGCGAGCTGGAAGAACGCCTCATCCGGGATCGAGGTCGGCCGGTACGGAGTGCCCGTCGCGGTCGACGGGCTACCGCTGGGGATCGCCGACGGCGTCGGGCTCGGCACGGACGGCGAGGTCGGGGGCCCGCCAGGCGGGGCGACCGGGGCAGGATCGGCGGAGAGCACGAGCTGCGAACCGGCCGCCGCCCCGGTGACCAGGACTGCCACCGCGAGCGCCGTGCCAGCCATCCGGATCCGGGCGCGCCGATCCGCGGTACGGCGGAGCTTCTCCGGCGCGGGCAGCGTACGCGTGCCCGCCTCGTCGGCGAGCGAACGGTAGAGGTCGGACAGGTCAGGCGACATCGTTCGCCTCCAGTCGCTCGTCGGTGAGGTTTGGCAGGAGGGCCGCCAGCCGGGCACGCCCCCGGGACAGCCAGGACTTCACGGTCCCGGTCGCCACGTTCGTCTCGCGGGCGATGTCTTCGACGGACATGTCGTAGAGGTAGTGCAGGGCGAGCGCCTGCCGTTGGTTGGCCGGGAGCTGCCGGAGCGCGCCGACCAGGAGCACGCTGTCCTCGTTGGGGGGCGGCACCGGGCCCGGCACGCCGGAGCGGCGCATCGCCGTCCGCCAACCGGTCAGCCGGCGCCAACGGTCGGTGGCCAGCCGGGCCACCACCAGCCGCAGCCAGGCCTCCGGCGCGGGGTGCCCGGTGAGTTTCCCCCACTGCCGCCAGGCCCGGGCGTACGCCTCCTGCACGAGATCCTGTGCCTCGGCGTGGTCGCCCGCGACGGCGTAGCCGTAGCGCAGCATCCGGTGCGCGGTGCTCCGGTAGAACTCGTCGAAACTCGCCGCGTCCCTCATGTCACCATCACATGTCCCCAAGGTCCGTCGCTGTCGTTGTCCTAAGAACGGTGCCGCTGCCCGGCGGGTTGCACAGATGTCGGGAACACGGCGGCGCCCCCGGATCCTCGCTGGGAGATCCGGGGGCGCCGCCGATCGCGGTGCCGGCTCAGCCGCCGGTCGTCGGTGTGCCCGTGGGCGTCGGAGTGGGCGTGCCACCGGGCGCCGGGGCGGCCGCGCCCTGTGCCTGTTGGAAAGCCGTGATCGCCTCGTCCAGCGCCTTCAACGCCCGGCCGTACCGCTCGAAGTCACCGGAGGCCTGCGCGACCTTAACCTCCGTCATCGCGGCCTCGAGCCGGTTCGCCGCCTCGGTCAGCTCGCCGGTGAACGGGGGCGGGGTCGCACCCGGGCTCGGCGACGGCGACGGCGGCGTCTCACCGGACGGCGGCGGGGTGGTCGGCGCGCCGGCCTGCTTGCCCTGCTCGACGAGTTGCTTGATGCCGTCGGTGAGGTTGTCGGCCAGCACGACGTACGAGCCGCCGTCGCCGTACGACAGGAGAACCTTCTGCAGCAGCGGGTACGCGTCCTGCTGGTTGCTCTTCACATACACCGGCTCGACGTAGAGCATTCCGTCGCCGAACGGCAGGGAGAGCAGGTTGCCGTACTGGACCTGCGCCTGGTTGGAGGAGAGCAGGTTGAGCTGCTGCCGGATCTGGGCGTTGTTGGTCATCTGCTGGTGCACCTGCACCGGGCCGGAGATCCGCGTCTGGTCCGGCAGCTCCAGCACCTCCAGCCGCGGCTGACCGTCAACGTAGGAGCCGGAGATCAACGCGGCCAGGTTCTGCCGTCCGTTAGGGGTGACCGCGGCGGTGAGCTGGAACCGCGGCGACTCCTGCCCCGGGAACTGGGTGAAGAGGTAGTACGGCGGCTGCTTCTGCCCGCTGTCGGGCGCGTCCGGCACGTTGGGGACCTGCCAGAAGTCCTGCCCGGAGTAGAAGTCGCCAGGGCTGGTCACGTGGAACCGGGTGAGCAGGTTGCGCTGCACCTTGAACAGGTCGGCCGGGTACCGGAAGTGCGCGACCAGATCCTCCGGGATCTCCGACCTCGGTTTGACCAGGTCACCGCCGAACGCCCGGTTCCAGGCCCGCAGCACCGGGTCGCCGTCGTCGAACTCGTACAGCGTGACGGTGCCGTCGTACGCGTCGACGGTCGCCTTCACCGAGTTGCGGATGTAGTTGACGTTCTCGCGGGCGAGCTGGAACGTGCCGCGGCCGGTCAGCTCGTCGGTCGTCTCCTGCTGGAGGTTGACCCGCTCGGCGTACGGGTAGGTGGCGGCGGTGGTGTAGCCGTCGACGATCCACTGCACCCGGCCGCCGACCACCGCCGGGTACGGGTCGCCGTCCACGGTGAGGAACGGGGCGACCTTTTCCACCCGGTCGCGGGGGTTACGGACGTAGAGCAGCTTGGAGTTCTCATTGACCGCCTCGGAGAGCAGGAAGTTCGTCTCCTGCTCCTTGACGGCGTAGAGCAGCCGTCGGGTGAAGGAACCGATCTCGACGCCGCCGGAGCCGGTGTAGGTGTAGTAGGACTCGGGACCGTTGTCGCCACCCTCGCCCACCGGCCGGTCGAACTCGGCGGGGTTGGCTTCCGGGTCGGCCTTGCCGACGATGGCGTAGTCGCCGGTCTCCATCCGCTCGCCGTAGTAGATTCGCGGCTGGCTGGCCGGGACCTGCTCGCTCTGCGCGGAGCAGGCCTCCTGCGACCGCTCGCCGAGGAAGCCCGAGACGAAGAATGGCTGGCCGCCGCAGACGACCTGGTTGGCCGGGGCGGCGACCAGGCCGTAGCCGTGGGTGTAGACGGTGTGCCGGTTGATCCAGTTGCTCTGCTGCGCGGTCAGCTCACCGTAGTTGATCTCACGGACGCCGACCACGTAGTCCTGCGTCTTGCCGTCCACGGTGTAGCGGTCGAT
The sequence above is a segment of the Micromonospora sp. WMMA1363 genome. Coding sequences within it:
- a CDS encoding ribose-phosphate pyrophosphokinase, with the protein product MRDIAVFSGTAHPELAAEICAHLGVPLHPVRVSRFANDCLEVQLQANCRERDVFLIQPLVPPVQEHLVELLLMIDAARGASSGRITVVLPHYAYARSDKKDAPRISIGGRLVADLLTSAGANRVLAMTLHSPQVHGFFGVPVDHLHALRELAAHFRGHDLGNTVVVSPDLGNAKEAAAFARRLGTPVAAGAKQRFSDDRVQISAVIGDVVDRDVIVLDDEIAKGSTVIELIERLRELRIRSIRLACTHGLFSGGALRRLAAQEGVLEIVCTNTVPIPADKRVPKLTVLSVAPALAEAVRRIHIGESVSALFT
- a CDS encoding ATP-binding protein is translated as MGPSLLIAEAFDGAQVTELRHSVTSCARAGGLWGQRLDDFVLAVNELITNAVRHGGGHGWLRMWQQRSALVCEVSDHGHGISTQRLVDRNRPAPDTAGGWGLWLARELSDTMEVETGNAGTIVRITTVLSPQPAPD
- a CDS encoding DUF5931 domain-containing protein; translation: MRTSPEGFEVPLWRALAVFRVASLGYVVVSALRHADRYAHPLAAAGVVLVMAAWTATTAVGYARPARRGWPLLSADLGVVLGVVLATPWVVGRSALASGVPTLGVAWLAGPVLAWAVSGGRRRGTVAALLIGLADLATRERIGESSLTGVILLLLAGVVVGHVARLAVTAEERLQRAVELEAATRERERLARGIHDSVLQVLALVQRRGAQLGGEAGELARLAGEQETALRALIAGAPPARRDDGPADLRALLRRYASPSITLSAPAGSVPLPGPVARELAAATAAALDNVARHAGGRAWVLVEDEGTAVTVSVRDDGPGFADGRLAEAAAQGRLGVARSIRGRIDDLGGTVRITSTPGVGTEVELTVPRRLKEATWHG
- a CDS encoding UPF0182 family protein encodes the protein MRSNAPLPRMSRRGRVTIGVLVGVFVLFTLLGWGVQAWTDWLWFDEVAYTQVFTGVLATRLLLFLAVGLGMAVVVGGNLWLAHRLRPRLRPQSPEQATLERYRMLLSPRLGAWIALVAAVIGLFAGLSAQSRWDQWLLFRNGGDFGVTDPEFGVDVGFYVFDLPFWRYLLGVGFTAVVLALIGALAVHYIFGGVRLQGVGDRMSNAARVHLSSLVAIFVLLKAVAYVLDRRAMLLEYNDGANVYGAGYADVNALLPAKEILAYISVVVAIAIIVFSNAWMRNLVWPGISLALLGVSAVAIGGIYPWAVQTFEVKPSARDKEAPYIQRSIDATRAAFTLAGVENRPYAASNLTPPATLATDTAVVPNARLLDPQLVSETYTQLQQVRGFYDFGPKLDIDRYTVDGKTQDYVVGVREINYGELTAQQSNWINRHTVYTHGYGLVAAPANQVVCGGQPFFVSGFLGERSQEACSAQSEQVPASQPRIYYGERMETGDYAIVGKADPEANPAEFDRPVGEGGDNGPESYYTYTGSGGVEIGSFTRRLLYAVKEQETNFLLSEAVNENSKLLYVRNPRDRVEKVAPFLTVDGDPYPAVVGGRVQWIVDGYTTAATYPYAERVNLQQETTDELTGRGTFQLARENVNYIRNSVKATVDAYDGTVTLYEFDDGDPVLRAWNRAFGGDLVKPRSEIPEDLVAHFRYPADLFKVQRNLLTRFHVTSPGDFYSGQDFWQVPNVPDAPDSGQKQPPYYLFTQFPGQESPRFQLTAAVTPNGRQNLAALISGSYVDGQPRLEVLELPDQTRISGPVQVHQQMTNNAQIRQQLNLLSSNQAQVQYGNLLSLPFGDGMLYVEPVYVKSNQQDAYPLLQKVLLSYGDGGSYVVLADNLTDGIKQLVEQGKQAGAPTTPPPSGETPPSPSPSPGATPPPFTGELTEAANRLEAAMTEVKVAQASGDFERYGRALKALDEAITAFQQAQGAAAPAPGGTPTPTPTGTPTTGG
- a CDS encoding SigE family RNA polymerase sigma factor; this encodes MRDAASFDEFYRSTAHRMLRYGYAVAGDHAEAQDLVQEAYARAWRQWGKLTGHPAPEAWLRLVVARLATDRWRRLTGWRTAMRRSGVPGPVPPPNEDSVLLVGALRQLPANQRQALALHYLYDMSVEDIARETNVATGTVKSWLSRGRARLAALLPNLTDERLEANDVA
- a CDS encoding phosphoribosylaminoimidazolesuccinocarboxamide synthase is translated as MELLHSGKVRDVYADGDDLILVASDRLSIYDVVLPTPIPDKGKLLTALSLWWFEQLADLAPNHVISATDVPAGFAGRAIRCRRLEMVPVECVARGFLSGGGLAEYQRTGAVSGVELPRGLVEAAILPEPIFTPSTKAPMGEHDQPITFTEVVDKVGAETAERLRTVTLDLYRRGAELAADRGILIADTKIELGWAADGTLTVGDELLTSDSSRFWPAESYQPGRAQFSYDKQYVRDWAAESGWDKQGPAPEVPAEVVEATRARYVDVYEKLTGNRWD